Proteins from one Malaya genurostris strain Urasoe2022 chromosome 2, Malgen_1.1, whole genome shotgun sequence genomic window:
- the LOC131430711 gene encoding SWI/SNF complex subunit SMARCC1 isoform X2, whose protein sequence is MVSLGPKKDGGPNSDFFTSPESLQGFETVRLWLQKNCKKYMAPDPPTKESLAHLVIQFVQYQETKLGKSSQEPPTTRLPMRCFMDFKPGGSLCHILATMYRYKAEQRWRKFDFTVNKDPVIQMLLDMETALIEAECMRLPIVYIRPEVDKSTANRITDIVTNHQGEMTPDEEEATHIVYPAVDPFPEDYARPTFRRDKHVMIHWYYFPDSYDTWVPNTFDLPDNIPDCPQSPGDRWRVSASWVTDLEEYNEWMAEEDYEVDEVGRKKIHKLRLGVEDLMSGGPDDKIKKSKVVHQKRKRSPSPQAKSGKRKSGRSPAVFQKKPRADDEESEDMTKDMDDPQPETNLTEVKASSSNSASGPATPQPKRDPEMMPLKYATMTDLDDDIDRANAERGGDDSQAGKTSDNSNTQEFHGKDDLEDNVTEQTHHIIVPSYSAWFDYNSIHVVEKRALPEFFNGKNKSKTPEIFLAYRNFMIDTYRLNPTEYLTSTACRRNLAGDVCAIMRVHAFLEQWGLINYQIDADSRPTPMGPPPTSHFHVLSDTPSGLQPLNPPKTAQPSAAKNLLDLDKKMDKKEDSPAAVSTPSSTGILDPIKSEPGAIGADPNGQFGLRLDQYAKKPSAMRHKTAASMSRDWNDQETLLLLEGLEMYKDDWNKVCEHVGSRTQDECILHFLRLPIEDPYLEDDSTYLGPLSYQPIPFSKAGNPIMSTVAFLASVVDPRIAASAAKAAMEEFAAIKDEVPASMMDAHLKNVEKSNFGGKFDPYAGLATSGIAGTGPDKDKEEEEGKASNTPGGGGPPSGTGAPATPGSVDAEMKDLSKKDEDKDKETDTSVDKPSLSDEGTKDSDSDAAAGSDQAKTTAEGADADKGKDKEVYSELAKENGDPKVFNEGNLQSAAAAALAAAAVKAKHLAAVEERKIKSLVALLVETQMKKLEIKLRHFEELETTMEREREGLEYQRQQLIQERQQFHLEQLKAAEFRARQQAHQRFQLEQGQWQQSPLGGAAGVPPPGGLPPAQQTAQALPQGPPGPSQGPMPTPGSNPQQPPSMPSSGGHLGAVVPNNSTPNSNGLITVPPTSMPTDGPSPNNIMPPTVPGPPLSSQPPQGPPPPQHQQPPPHPGHPSGMAMPGSHHQPPMPHHPPPPPQQQQPSLPPQQASLPPTQGPPPPAGPGGVPMQGPPQGPPGQVPPPVGSGPIPPSST, encoded by the exons atggTCTCGCTTGGACCGAAAAAAGACGGTGGTCCCAATTCTGACTTCTTCACGTCACCGGAATCGCTGCAAGGTTTCGAAACGGTGCGACTATGGCTAcagaaaaactgcaaaaag TACATGGCACCGGATCCACCTACCAAAGAATCGTTGGCACATTTAGTTATTCAATTTGTGCAGTACCAGGAAACGAAACTTGGTAAAAGTTCACAGGAACCTCCGACTACTCGTTTACCG ATGCGATGCTTTATGGATTTTAAACCGGGTGGTTCGTTGTGTCACATCTTAGCCACCATGTACCGTTACAAAGCGGAGCAACGTTGGCGTAAATTCGATTTCACGGTAAACAAG GATCCCGTCATACAGATGTTGCTAGATATGGAAACGGCCCTGATCGAAGCCGAGTGCATGCGGCTTCCGATCGTGTACATTCGGCCGGAGGTGGACAAAAGTACGGCGAACCGGATTACCGATATCGTCACAAACCATCAGGGGGAAATGACGCCGGACGAGGAAGAAGCGACGCACATTGTCTATCCGGCGGTGGATCCATTTCCGGAGGATTATGCGCGACCGACGTTCCGCCGTGATAAGCATGTTATGATTCATTGGTACTATTTTCCGGATTCCTATGACACTTGGGTGCCAAATACTTTTGATTTACCG GACAATATTCCTGATTGCCCACAATCACCGGGTGACCGTTGGCGTGTGTCGGCTTCTTGGGTTACCGATCTAGAGGAATACAACGAATGGATGGCGGAGGAGGACTACGAAGTCGACGAAGTTGGTCGCAAGAAAATTCATAAGCTTCGTTTGGGAGTGGAGGATTTGATGTCCGGTGGTCCTGATGATAAGATTAAAAAATCCAAAGTTGTTCATCAGAAGCGCAAACGATCGCCTTCGCCACAAGCCAAGAGTGGTAAAAGGAAAAGCGGTCGTTCACCGGCCGTTTTCCAGAAGAAACCACGTGCCGATGATGAAGAGTCGGAAGACATGACCAAGGATATGGACGATCCTCAACCGGAGACGAACCTGACGGAGGTAAAGGCAAGTTCGAGTAATTCGGCATCCGGTCCTGCGACTCCGCAGCCAAAGCGAGATCCCGAGATGATGCCGCTGAAGTACGCGACCATGACCGATCTGGATGACGACATCGATCGGGCCAATGCGGAACGGGGTGGTGATGACAGTCAGGCCGGCAAGACAAGCGACAACAGCAACACTCAAGAGTTTCACGGAAAAGATGATCTCGAAGACAATGTCACCGAACAAACGCATCACATTATCGTACCGTCGTATTCCGCTTGGTTCGATTATAACTCGATTCACGTCGTTGAAAAGCGAGCACTGCCGgagtttttcaacggaaaaaatAAATCCAAAACACCGGAAATCTTTTTGGCCTATCGTAATTTTATGATCGACACTTATCGCCTGAATCCAACGGAATATCTCACGAGTACGGCTTGTCGCCGGAATCTGGCCGGCGATGTGTGTGCGATTATGCGAGTGCACGCTTTCCTGGAGCAGTGGGGTCTGATCAATTATCAAATTGATGCCGATTCCCGGCCCACACCAATGGGACCTCCACCGACATCGCACTTCCACGTGCTGAGCGACACCCCTTCGGGACTGCAACCGCTGAACCCACCGAAGACGGCACAGCCTTCGGCAGCTAAAAATTTACTCGATTTGGATAAGAAAATGGACAAGAAGGAGGATTCCCCGGCGGCGGTTTCGACTCCGTCTTCAACTGGCATTTTGGACCCCATCAAGTCCGAACCGGGTGCCATCGGTGCCGATCCTAACGGTCAGTTTGGTCTCCGATTGGACCAGTATGCCAAGAAACCGTCGGCTATGCGTCACAAAACCGCTGCCAGCATGTCACGTGATTGGAACGATCAGGAAACACTGCTGCTGCTGGAAGGACTCGAAATGTACAAAGACGATTGGAACAAAGTGTGCGAGCATGTGGGATCACGCACCCAGGATGAATGCATACTACACTTCCTGAGACTGCCGATCGAGGATCCGTACTTGGAAGATGACAGCACCTATTTGGGACCGCTGTCCTACCAACCGATCCCCTTCAGCAAGGCTGGCAATCCAATCATGTCAACGGTGGCTTTCCTAGCGTCGGTTGTAGATCCTCGGATTGCCGCCAGTGCTGCCAAGGCAGCCATGGAAGAATTTGCCGCTATTAAG GATGAAGTTCCTGCCTCGATGATGGACGCCCATCTGAAAAATGTAGAGAAATCAAACTTTGGAGGAAAATTCGATCCATACGCTGGTCTGGCAACAAGCGGAATCGCCGGTACCGGTCCGGACAAAGACAAGGAAGAGGAGGAGGGCAAAGCTTCGAACACCCCAGGAGGAGGGGGACcaccttccggaaccggagctcCAGCAACGCCCGGTTCGGTCGATGCGGAAATGAAAGATCTCTCCAAAAAGGATGAAG ACAAAGATAAAGAAACCGATACATCGGTAGATAAACCGTCTCTGTCTGACGAAGGTACTaaagattctgattctgatgctgCGGCAGGAAGTGACCAGGCGAAAACGACGGCAGAAGGCGCCGATGCGGACAAAGGCAAAGATAAGGAAGTTTATTCCGAGCTTGCTAAAGAGAATGGTGATCCGAAAGTTTTCAACGAAGGAAATCTCCAGTCGGCTGCCGCAGCTGCATTGGCCGCGGCTGCCGTCAAGGCAAAACACTTGGCAGCGGTCGAGGAGCGGaaaatcaaaagtttggtggcgTTGCTCGTCGAAACTCAGATGAAGAAATTGGAAATCAAATTACGACACTTTGAAGAGTTGGAAACAACGATGGAACGTGAACGGGAAGGCCTGGAGTATCAAAGGCAACAACTGATTCAAGAACGTCAACAGTTTCATCTGGAACAATTGAAGGCAGCGGAATTCCGTGCCCGTCAACAAGCACATCAGCGTTTCCAGCTGGAGCAAGGCCAATGGCAGCAATCTCCGTTGGGTGGTGCAGCTGGAGTTCCACCACCCGGTGGGCTACCACCTGCACAACAGACCGCACAAGCACTTCCCCAAGGACCACCGGGACCAAGTCAGGGCCCAATGCCAACCCCTGGATCTA ACCCTCAACAGCCGCCATCAATGCCATCTTCCGGTGGGCATCTTGGGGCGGTAGTTCCGAACAACAGCACCCCCAACAGCAACGGACTTATTACTGTTCCCCCTACTTCGATGCCTACCGACGGTCCCTCTCCAAATAACATTATGCCTCCGACGGTGCCTGGACCACCGCTTTCTTCGCAGCCACCCCAGGGACCTCCACCGCCCCAACATCAACAACCGCCGCCCCATCCCGGTCATCCTTCTGGCATGGCAATGCCTGGTTCCCACCACCAGCCACCAATGCCGCATCATCCTCCTCCACcaccgcagcagcagcagccgtcTTTACCTCCACAGCAGGCCTCACTTCCGCCAACCCAAGGACCACCGCCACCGGCCGGACCAGGAGGCGTACCAATGCAAGGACCACCACAAGGTCCACCAGGGCAAGTGCCGCCACCCGTTGGCAGCGGACCTATTCCTCCATCTTCGACGTAA
- the LOC131430711 gene encoding SWI/SNF complex subunit SMARCC1 isoform X3, producing the protein MVSLGPKKDGGPNSDFFTSPESLQGFETVRLWLQKNCKKYMAPDPPTKESLAHLVIQFVQYQETKLGKSSQEPPTTRLPMRCFMDFKPGGSLCHILATMYRYKAEQRWRKFDFTVNKNPMRKDPVIQMLLDMETALIEAECMRLPIVYIRPEVDKSTANRITDIVTNHQGEMTPDEEEATHIVYPAVDPFPEDYARPTFRRDKHVMIHWYYFPDSYDTWVPNTFDLPDNIPDCPQSPGDRWRVSASWVTDLEEYNEWMAEEDYEVDEVGRKKIHKLRLGVEDLMSGGPDDKIKKSKVVHQKRKRSPSPQAKSGKRKSGRSPAVFQKKPRADDEESEDMTKDMDDPQPETNLTEVKASSSNSASGPATPQPKRDPEMMPLKYATMTDLDDDIDRANAERGGDDSQAGKTSDNSNTQEFHGKDDLEDNVTEQTHHIIVPSYSAWFDYNSIHVVEKRALPEFFNGKNKSKTPEIFLAYRNFMIDTYRLNPTEYLTSTACRRNLAGDVCAIMRVHAFLEQWGLINYQIDADSRPTPMGPPPTSHFHVLSDTPSGLQPLNPPKTAQPSAAKNLLDLDKKMDKKEDSPAAVSTPSSTGILDPIKSEPGAIGADPNGQFGLRLDQYAKKPSAMRHKTAASMSRDWNDQETLLLLEGLEMYKDDWNKVCEHVGSRTQDECILHFLRLPIEDPYLEDDSTYLGPLSYQPIPFSKAGNPIMSTVAFLASVVDPRIAASAAKAAMEEFAAIKDEVPASMMDAHLKNVEKSNFGGKFDPYAGLATSGIAGTGPDKDKEEEEGKASNTPGGGGPPSGTGAPATPGSVDAEMKDLSKKDEDKPSLSDEGTKDSDSDAAAGSDQAKTTAEGADADKGKDKEVYSELAKENGDPKVFNEGNLQSAAAAALAAAAVKAKHLAAVEERKIKSLVALLVETQMKKLEIKLRHFEELETTMEREREGLEYQRQQLIQERQQFHLEQLKAAEFRARQQAHQRFQLEQGQWQQSPLGGAAGVPPPGGLPPAQQTAQALPQGPPGPSQGPMPTPGSNPQQPPSMPSSGGHLGAVVPNNSTPNSNGLITVPPTSMPTDGPSPNNIMPPTVPGPPLSSQPPQGPPPPQHQQPPPHPGHPSGMAMPGSHHQPPMPHHPPPPPQQQQPSLPPQQASLPPTQGPPPPAGPGGVPMQGPPQGPPGQVPPPVGSGPIPPSST; encoded by the exons atggTCTCGCTTGGACCGAAAAAAGACGGTGGTCCCAATTCTGACTTCTTCACGTCACCGGAATCGCTGCAAGGTTTCGAAACGGTGCGACTATGGCTAcagaaaaactgcaaaaag TACATGGCACCGGATCCACCTACCAAAGAATCGTTGGCACATTTAGTTATTCAATTTGTGCAGTACCAGGAAACGAAACTTGGTAAAAGTTCACAGGAACCTCCGACTACTCGTTTACCG ATGCGATGCTTTATGGATTTTAAACCGGGTGGTTCGTTGTGTCACATCTTAGCCACCATGTACCGTTACAAAGCGGAGCAACGTTGGCGTAAATTCGATTTCACGGTAAACAAG AACCCAATGCGAAAGGATCCCGTCATACAGATGTTGCTAGATATGGAAACGGCCCTGATCGAAGCCGAGTGCATGCGGCTTCCGATCGTGTACATTCGGCCGGAGGTGGACAAAAGTACGGCGAACCGGATTACCGATATCGTCACAAACCATCAGGGGGAAATGACGCCGGACGAGGAAGAAGCGACGCACATTGTCTATCCGGCGGTGGATCCATTTCCGGAGGATTATGCGCGACCGACGTTCCGCCGTGATAAGCATGTTATGATTCATTGGTACTATTTTCCGGATTCCTATGACACTTGGGTGCCAAATACTTTTGATTTACCG GACAATATTCCTGATTGCCCACAATCACCGGGTGACCGTTGGCGTGTGTCGGCTTCTTGGGTTACCGATCTAGAGGAATACAACGAATGGATGGCGGAGGAGGACTACGAAGTCGACGAAGTTGGTCGCAAGAAAATTCATAAGCTTCGTTTGGGAGTGGAGGATTTGATGTCCGGTGGTCCTGATGATAAGATTAAAAAATCCAAAGTTGTTCATCAGAAGCGCAAACGATCGCCTTCGCCACAAGCCAAGAGTGGTAAAAGGAAAAGCGGTCGTTCACCGGCCGTTTTCCAGAAGAAACCACGTGCCGATGATGAAGAGTCGGAAGACATGACCAAGGATATGGACGATCCTCAACCGGAGACGAACCTGACGGAGGTAAAGGCAAGTTCGAGTAATTCGGCATCCGGTCCTGCGACTCCGCAGCCAAAGCGAGATCCCGAGATGATGCCGCTGAAGTACGCGACCATGACCGATCTGGATGACGACATCGATCGGGCCAATGCGGAACGGGGTGGTGATGACAGTCAGGCCGGCAAGACAAGCGACAACAGCAACACTCAAGAGTTTCACGGAAAAGATGATCTCGAAGACAATGTCACCGAACAAACGCATCACATTATCGTACCGTCGTATTCCGCTTGGTTCGATTATAACTCGATTCACGTCGTTGAAAAGCGAGCACTGCCGgagtttttcaacggaaaaaatAAATCCAAAACACCGGAAATCTTTTTGGCCTATCGTAATTTTATGATCGACACTTATCGCCTGAATCCAACGGAATATCTCACGAGTACGGCTTGTCGCCGGAATCTGGCCGGCGATGTGTGTGCGATTATGCGAGTGCACGCTTTCCTGGAGCAGTGGGGTCTGATCAATTATCAAATTGATGCCGATTCCCGGCCCACACCAATGGGACCTCCACCGACATCGCACTTCCACGTGCTGAGCGACACCCCTTCGGGACTGCAACCGCTGAACCCACCGAAGACGGCACAGCCTTCGGCAGCTAAAAATTTACTCGATTTGGATAAGAAAATGGACAAGAAGGAGGATTCCCCGGCGGCGGTTTCGACTCCGTCTTCAACTGGCATTTTGGACCCCATCAAGTCCGAACCGGGTGCCATCGGTGCCGATCCTAACGGTCAGTTTGGTCTCCGATTGGACCAGTATGCCAAGAAACCGTCGGCTATGCGTCACAAAACCGCTGCCAGCATGTCACGTGATTGGAACGATCAGGAAACACTGCTGCTGCTGGAAGGACTCGAAATGTACAAAGACGATTGGAACAAAGTGTGCGAGCATGTGGGATCACGCACCCAGGATGAATGCATACTACACTTCCTGAGACTGCCGATCGAGGATCCGTACTTGGAAGATGACAGCACCTATTTGGGACCGCTGTCCTACCAACCGATCCCCTTCAGCAAGGCTGGCAATCCAATCATGTCAACGGTGGCTTTCCTAGCGTCGGTTGTAGATCCTCGGATTGCCGCCAGTGCTGCCAAGGCAGCCATGGAAGAATTTGCCGCTATTAAG GATGAAGTTCCTGCCTCGATGATGGACGCCCATCTGAAAAATGTAGAGAAATCAAACTTTGGAGGAAAATTCGATCCATACGCTGGTCTGGCAACAAGCGGAATCGCCGGTACCGGTCCGGACAAAGACAAGGAAGAGGAGGAGGGCAAAGCTTCGAACACCCCAGGAGGAGGGGGACcaccttccggaaccggagctcCAGCAACGCCCGGTTCGGTCGATGCGGAAATGAAAGATCTCTCCAAAAAGGATGAAG ATAAACCGTCTCTGTCTGACGAAGGTACTaaagattctgattctgatgctgCGGCAGGAAGTGACCAGGCGAAAACGACGGCAGAAGGCGCCGATGCGGACAAAGGCAAAGATAAGGAAGTTTATTCCGAGCTTGCTAAAGAGAATGGTGATCCGAAAGTTTTCAACGAAGGAAATCTCCAGTCGGCTGCCGCAGCTGCATTGGCCGCGGCTGCCGTCAAGGCAAAACACTTGGCAGCGGTCGAGGAGCGGaaaatcaaaagtttggtggcgTTGCTCGTCGAAACTCAGATGAAGAAATTGGAAATCAAATTACGACACTTTGAAGAGTTGGAAACAACGATGGAACGTGAACGGGAAGGCCTGGAGTATCAAAGGCAACAACTGATTCAAGAACGTCAACAGTTTCATCTGGAACAATTGAAGGCAGCGGAATTCCGTGCCCGTCAACAAGCACATCAGCGTTTCCAGCTGGAGCAAGGCCAATGGCAGCAATCTCCGTTGGGTGGTGCAGCTGGAGTTCCACCACCCGGTGGGCTACCACCTGCACAACAGACCGCACAAGCACTTCCCCAAGGACCACCGGGACCAAGTCAGGGCCCAATGCCAACCCCTGGATCTA ACCCTCAACAGCCGCCATCAATGCCATCTTCCGGTGGGCATCTTGGGGCGGTAGTTCCGAACAACAGCACCCCCAACAGCAACGGACTTATTACTGTTCCCCCTACTTCGATGCCTACCGACGGTCCCTCTCCAAATAACATTATGCCTCCGACGGTGCCTGGACCACCGCTTTCTTCGCAGCCACCCCAGGGACCTCCACCGCCCCAACATCAACAACCGCCGCCCCATCCCGGTCATCCTTCTGGCATGGCAATGCCTGGTTCCCACCACCAGCCACCAATGCCGCATCATCCTCCTCCACcaccgcagcagcagcagccgtcTTTACCTCCACAGCAGGCCTCACTTCCGCCAACCCAAGGACCACCGCCACCGGCCGGACCAGGAGGCGTACCAATGCAAGGACCACCACAAGGTCCACCAGGGCAAGTGCCGCCACCCGTTGGCAGCGGACCTATTCCTCCATCTTCGACGTAA
- the LOC131430711 gene encoding SWI/SNF complex subunit SMARCC1 isoform X1 → MVSLGPKKDGGPNSDFFTSPESLQGFETVRLWLQKNCKKYMAPDPPTKESLAHLVIQFVQYQETKLGKSSQEPPTTRLPMRCFMDFKPGGSLCHILATMYRYKAEQRWRKFDFTVNKNPMRKDPVIQMLLDMETALIEAECMRLPIVYIRPEVDKSTANRITDIVTNHQGEMTPDEEEATHIVYPAVDPFPEDYARPTFRRDKHVMIHWYYFPDSYDTWVPNTFDLPDNIPDCPQSPGDRWRVSASWVTDLEEYNEWMAEEDYEVDEVGRKKIHKLRLGVEDLMSGGPDDKIKKSKVVHQKRKRSPSPQAKSGKRKSGRSPAVFQKKPRADDEESEDMTKDMDDPQPETNLTEVKASSSNSASGPATPQPKRDPEMMPLKYATMTDLDDDIDRANAERGGDDSQAGKTSDNSNTQEFHGKDDLEDNVTEQTHHIIVPSYSAWFDYNSIHVVEKRALPEFFNGKNKSKTPEIFLAYRNFMIDTYRLNPTEYLTSTACRRNLAGDVCAIMRVHAFLEQWGLINYQIDADSRPTPMGPPPTSHFHVLSDTPSGLQPLNPPKTAQPSAAKNLLDLDKKMDKKEDSPAAVSTPSSTGILDPIKSEPGAIGADPNGQFGLRLDQYAKKPSAMRHKTAASMSRDWNDQETLLLLEGLEMYKDDWNKVCEHVGSRTQDECILHFLRLPIEDPYLEDDSTYLGPLSYQPIPFSKAGNPIMSTVAFLASVVDPRIAASAAKAAMEEFAAIKDEVPASMMDAHLKNVEKSNFGGKFDPYAGLATSGIAGTGPDKDKEEEEGKASNTPGGGGPPSGTGAPATPGSVDAEMKDLSKKDEDKDKETDTSVDKPSLSDEGTKDSDSDAAAGSDQAKTTAEGADADKGKDKEVYSELAKENGDPKVFNEGNLQSAAAAALAAAAVKAKHLAAVEERKIKSLVALLVETQMKKLEIKLRHFEELETTMEREREGLEYQRQQLIQERQQFHLEQLKAAEFRARQQAHQRFQLEQGQWQQSPLGGAAGVPPPGGLPPAQQTAQALPQGPPGPSQGPMPTPGSNPQQPPSMPSSGGHLGAVVPNNSTPNSNGLITVPPTSMPTDGPSPNNIMPPTVPGPPLSSQPPQGPPPPQHQQPPPHPGHPSGMAMPGSHHQPPMPHHPPPPPQQQQPSLPPQQASLPPTQGPPPPAGPGGVPMQGPPQGPPGQVPPPVGSGPIPPSST, encoded by the exons atggTCTCGCTTGGACCGAAAAAAGACGGTGGTCCCAATTCTGACTTCTTCACGTCACCGGAATCGCTGCAAGGTTTCGAAACGGTGCGACTATGGCTAcagaaaaactgcaaaaag TACATGGCACCGGATCCACCTACCAAAGAATCGTTGGCACATTTAGTTATTCAATTTGTGCAGTACCAGGAAACGAAACTTGGTAAAAGTTCACAGGAACCTCCGACTACTCGTTTACCG ATGCGATGCTTTATGGATTTTAAACCGGGTGGTTCGTTGTGTCACATCTTAGCCACCATGTACCGTTACAAAGCGGAGCAACGTTGGCGTAAATTCGATTTCACGGTAAACAAG AACCCAATGCGAAAGGATCCCGTCATACAGATGTTGCTAGATATGGAAACGGCCCTGATCGAAGCCGAGTGCATGCGGCTTCCGATCGTGTACATTCGGCCGGAGGTGGACAAAAGTACGGCGAACCGGATTACCGATATCGTCACAAACCATCAGGGGGAAATGACGCCGGACGAGGAAGAAGCGACGCACATTGTCTATCCGGCGGTGGATCCATTTCCGGAGGATTATGCGCGACCGACGTTCCGCCGTGATAAGCATGTTATGATTCATTGGTACTATTTTCCGGATTCCTATGACACTTGGGTGCCAAATACTTTTGATTTACCG GACAATATTCCTGATTGCCCACAATCACCGGGTGACCGTTGGCGTGTGTCGGCTTCTTGGGTTACCGATCTAGAGGAATACAACGAATGGATGGCGGAGGAGGACTACGAAGTCGACGAAGTTGGTCGCAAGAAAATTCATAAGCTTCGTTTGGGAGTGGAGGATTTGATGTCCGGTGGTCCTGATGATAAGATTAAAAAATCCAAAGTTGTTCATCAGAAGCGCAAACGATCGCCTTCGCCACAAGCCAAGAGTGGTAAAAGGAAAAGCGGTCGTTCACCGGCCGTTTTCCAGAAGAAACCACGTGCCGATGATGAAGAGTCGGAAGACATGACCAAGGATATGGACGATCCTCAACCGGAGACGAACCTGACGGAGGTAAAGGCAAGTTCGAGTAATTCGGCATCCGGTCCTGCGACTCCGCAGCCAAAGCGAGATCCCGAGATGATGCCGCTGAAGTACGCGACCATGACCGATCTGGATGACGACATCGATCGGGCCAATGCGGAACGGGGTGGTGATGACAGTCAGGCCGGCAAGACAAGCGACAACAGCAACACTCAAGAGTTTCACGGAAAAGATGATCTCGAAGACAATGTCACCGAACAAACGCATCACATTATCGTACCGTCGTATTCCGCTTGGTTCGATTATAACTCGATTCACGTCGTTGAAAAGCGAGCACTGCCGgagtttttcaacggaaaaaatAAATCCAAAACACCGGAAATCTTTTTGGCCTATCGTAATTTTATGATCGACACTTATCGCCTGAATCCAACGGAATATCTCACGAGTACGGCTTGTCGCCGGAATCTGGCCGGCGATGTGTGTGCGATTATGCGAGTGCACGCTTTCCTGGAGCAGTGGGGTCTGATCAATTATCAAATTGATGCCGATTCCCGGCCCACACCAATGGGACCTCCACCGACATCGCACTTCCACGTGCTGAGCGACACCCCTTCGGGACTGCAACCGCTGAACCCACCGAAGACGGCACAGCCTTCGGCAGCTAAAAATTTACTCGATTTGGATAAGAAAATGGACAAGAAGGAGGATTCCCCGGCGGCGGTTTCGACTCCGTCTTCAACTGGCATTTTGGACCCCATCAAGTCCGAACCGGGTGCCATCGGTGCCGATCCTAACGGTCAGTTTGGTCTCCGATTGGACCAGTATGCCAAGAAACCGTCGGCTATGCGTCACAAAACCGCTGCCAGCATGTCACGTGATTGGAACGATCAGGAAACACTGCTGCTGCTGGAAGGACTCGAAATGTACAAAGACGATTGGAACAAAGTGTGCGAGCATGTGGGATCACGCACCCAGGATGAATGCATACTACACTTCCTGAGACTGCCGATCGAGGATCCGTACTTGGAAGATGACAGCACCTATTTGGGACCGCTGTCCTACCAACCGATCCCCTTCAGCAAGGCTGGCAATCCAATCATGTCAACGGTGGCTTTCCTAGCGTCGGTTGTAGATCCTCGGATTGCCGCCAGTGCTGCCAAGGCAGCCATGGAAGAATTTGCCGCTATTAAG GATGAAGTTCCTGCCTCGATGATGGACGCCCATCTGAAAAATGTAGAGAAATCAAACTTTGGAGGAAAATTCGATCCATACGCTGGTCTGGCAACAAGCGGAATCGCCGGTACCGGTCCGGACAAAGACAAGGAAGAGGAGGAGGGCAAAGCTTCGAACACCCCAGGAGGAGGGGGACcaccttccggaaccggagctcCAGCAACGCCCGGTTCGGTCGATGCGGAAATGAAAGATCTCTCCAAAAAGGATGAAG ACAAAGATAAAGAAACCGATACATCGGTAGATAAACCGTCTCTGTCTGACGAAGGTACTaaagattctgattctgatgctgCGGCAGGAAGTGACCAGGCGAAAACGACGGCAGAAGGCGCCGATGCGGACAAAGGCAAAGATAAGGAAGTTTATTCCGAGCTTGCTAAAGAGAATGGTGATCCGAAAGTTTTCAACGAAGGAAATCTCCAGTCGGCTGCCGCAGCTGCATTGGCCGCGGCTGCCGTCAAGGCAAAACACTTGGCAGCGGTCGAGGAGCGGaaaatcaaaagtttggtggcgTTGCTCGTCGAAACTCAGATGAAGAAATTGGAAATCAAATTACGACACTTTGAAGAGTTGGAAACAACGATGGAACGTGAACGGGAAGGCCTGGAGTATCAAAGGCAACAACTGATTCAAGAACGTCAACAGTTTCATCTGGAACAATTGAAGGCAGCGGAATTCCGTGCCCGTCAACAAGCACATCAGCGTTTCCAGCTGGAGCAAGGCCAATGGCAGCAATCTCCGTTGGGTGGTGCAGCTGGAGTTCCACCACCCGGTGGGCTACCACCTGCACAACAGACCGCACAAGCACTTCCCCAAGGACCACCGGGACCAAGTCAGGGCCCAATGCCAACCCCTGGATCTA ACCCTCAACAGCCGCCATCAATGCCATCTTCCGGTGGGCATCTTGGGGCGGTAGTTCCGAACAACAGCACCCCCAACAGCAACGGACTTATTACTGTTCCCCCTACTTCGATGCCTACCGACGGTCCCTCTCCAAATAACATTATGCCTCCGACGGTGCCTGGACCACCGCTTTCTTCGCAGCCACCCCAGGGACCTCCACCGCCCCAACATCAACAACCGCCGCCCCATCCCGGTCATCCTTCTGGCATGGCAATGCCTGGTTCCCACCACCAGCCACCAATGCCGCATCATCCTCCTCCACcaccgcagcagcagcagccgtcTTTACCTCCACAGCAGGCCTCACTTCCGCCAACCCAAGGACCACCGCCACCGGCCGGACCAGGAGGCGTACCAATGCAAGGACCACCACAAGGTCCACCAGGGCAAGTGCCGCCACCCGTTGGCAGCGGACCTATTCCTCCATCTTCGACGTAA